In one Lycium barbarum isolate Lr01 chromosome 7, ASM1917538v2, whole genome shotgun sequence genomic region, the following are encoded:
- the LOC132601646 gene encoding uncharacterized protein LOC132601646, whose amino-acid sequence MVPNAKNELITTRTITGWRVCMDYKKLSTATCKDHLPKPFIDQMLDMLAGSSYYLFLDGYYGYNQINIALEDQENTTFTCPYETFAFNRMPFGLYFANYLVTGIIPDENKSYQKRKFLRDSHQYNWDKPYLFRTCADNIIQHCVLEGECQRQGNIGRRKEMSINFVMEVEVLDIWAIDFMGPFVSSGGMKYILVAVDYVSKWVEVVALPNNKARGVMGFFKKNIFTRFGTPRAIISDAGSHFCNRAFAGLMEKYEVKHRVVTPYHA is encoded by the exons atggtgcctaatgcaaagaatgagctaaTTACCACTCGTACAATTActggatggcgtgtttgcatggactataaGAAGCTGAGTACtgccacttgtaaagaccacttaCCCAAGCCGTTCATAGATCAGATGCTGGATATGCTGGCTGGGAGCTCTTACTATTTATTCTTAGATGGATACTatggctacaatcagatcaatatTGCCTTAGAAGATCAAGAAAATACGACTTTTACATGTCCCTATGAGACGTTTGCATTCAaccgaatgccctttgggttgt ATTTTGCTAATTACTTGGTGACTGGTATCATTCCTGACGAGAACAAATCTTATCAGAAGAGGAAGTTTTTGCGCGATTCTCATCAGTACAATTGGGATAAGccatacttattcagaacttgCGCTGATAACATTATTCAGCATTGCGTTCTAGAGGGTGAG TGCCAACGGCAAGGGAATATTGGTAGAAGGAAAGAGATGTCTATAAACTTTGTAATGGAAGTTGAGGTGTTAGATATTTGGGCGATAgattttatgggaccctttgtaagctctggtggcatgaaatacattttGGTGGCTGTTGACTATGTTTCTAAATGGGTAGAagtggtggctttacctaataacaaAGCCAGGGGTGTCATGGGATTCTtcaaaaagaacatatttactcgttttggtaccccaagggcaATAATCAGTGATGctggttctcacttttgcaatagagccttTGCGGGACTAATGGAGAAGTATGAAGTCAAGCATAGAGTGGTAACCCCTTATCATGCTTAG